GATCTATAACGGGGAGATCGTGGCGATAAAGGATCCGGAGGATACCAACCGTCGCGAGCTCGGGGAGCTGATGCTGAGCGGATCAAAGACGGAGGAAAGTTGAAGCGGACGGCGCTGTTCCTCAAGTGCGAGAGCCTCTCCCGCGAGCTCGGGATCACCGCCCTTTCGATCATCCTTGCGTTCGGGGTCAGCGCGTTCATCGTCTGGGCCGCCGGGTTCTCGGTGAGCGCCGTGTTCATCAACCTGTGGAAGGGGGCGTTCGGGGGGAAGCTCGCCCTCGGCTCGACCCTGACCAAGTCGACTCCGATCATCCTCACGTCTCTCTCGTTCCTCATTGCGTTTCGCGCCGGGCTGTTCAACATCGGGGCAGAGGGGCAGCTGTACATCGGGGCGATCGTGGGAGCGGTTGTGGGAGCGTACCTCCATCTCCCGATCGGATTACACGTCTTCGTTTCCCTCCTCGCCGGCGGGCTCGCCGGTGCGTTCTGGGGATGGATCCCCGGGTACCTGAAGGCGAAGCGGGGGGTGAACGAGTTCGTCTCCACGATGATGCTCTCCTACGTGGCGATCGGGTTCACCGACTATCTCGTCGCCCCGCGCGGCCCGCTCCACGACGCCAAGTACTGGGCGAACCAGACGATCAGGATTGCGTCGACCGCCGCCCTGCCGCGGATCATGAAGCCGACCCAGGTGTCGATGGCGCTCGTCATCGCCGTCTTCCTCGCGTTCGTCGTCTGGTATTATCTCTTCCGCACCCCGGCTGGGTACGAGCTCCGCAGCGTCGGGCTGAGCCCGCCGGCGGCGGAGTACGGGGGGATCAGGATCGAGCGCAAGTTGATCCTCGCGTTGAGCCTTGCCGGGTTCCTCGCCGGGATCGCCGGGGCGGGCGAGGTCCTCGGGACCCACTTCAGGTTCATCGGCCGGTTCTCCCCCGGCTACGGATGGGACGGGATCGCGGGAGGACTGATCGCAAGGGCCCATCCGATCGGGGCGATATTCGCCGCCCTTCTGATGGGAGCGCTTCGGGCAGGGGGGATGCAGGTGCAGCGCTCAGGGGCGGCACCGGGTGACATCGCCGCTGTGATCCAGGGGCTCGTCATCTTCTTCATCATCGCCCCGACCCTGATCCGGATGCTGATACGATGGAGGAAGGGATGAGCACGCTCAGGGATATCTTCACGGTCCAGCTTCTCCTCGCCACCCTCAGGCTGGCGAGCCCGATCGCCCTCGTTGCTCTCGGGGAGACGTTCTCCGAGCGGGTTGGGATCATCAACGTCGGTGTCGAGGGGACGGCCGTCCTCGGTGCGCTCGTCACCGCGCTGGTCTCCTACTTCACCGGGAACGCCTGGATCGGGCTGATCGCGGCGCTGATCGCTGGGGGGCTTGCCGGGGCCCTTCATGCTGTTTGGTGCATCCGGTTCCGGGCGAACCACGTCGTCTCCGGGATCGGGATCAACATCCTCGTCGCCGGATTGGCCCTGTTCATCACGAGCTCGGTCTGGGGATGGCGCGGGACGTCCGCCTCGGCCCCGACCATCAGCACGTGGTACATCACCACGGCCGCGTTTCTGATCATCTTCGCCTCCCAGGTCTTCATGTTCCGGACCAAGTGGGGGCTGCGCCTCCGCGTCGTCGGGGAGAAGCCGGAGGCGGCGGACACAGCCGGGATAAACGTCCATCGGACGCAGTACATCTACACGATCCTGAACGGGGTCCTGTGCGGCCTCGCCGGTGCGTTCTTCTTCAACAGTGTCGGGAGGTTCACCTCCGGGATGGTCGGGGGGCGCGGGTTCATCGGGATTGCAGCGATGGTGATCGGTAACTACAGCCCGATCGGCGGGC
The Candidatus Bipolaricaulota bacterium DNA segment above includes these coding regions:
- a CDS encoding ABC transporter permease; protein product: MKRTALFLKCESLSRELGITALSIILAFGVSAFIVWAAGFSVSAVFINLWKGAFGGKLALGSTLTKSTPIILTSLSFLIAFRAGLFNIGAEGQLYIGAIVGAVVGAYLHLPIGLHVFVSLLAGGLAGAFWGWIPGYLKAKRGVNEFVSTMMLSYVAIGFTDYLVAPRGPLHDAKYWANQTIRIASTAALPRIMKPTQVSMALVIAVFLAFVVWYYLFRTPAGYELRSVGLSPPAAEYGGIRIERKLILALSLAGFLAGIAGAGEVLGTHFRFIGRFSPGYGWDGIAGGLIARAHPIGAIFAALLMGALRAGGMQVQRSGAAPGDIAAVIQGLVIFFIIAPTLIRMLIRWRKG
- a CDS encoding ABC transporter permease, whose translation is MSTLRDIFTVQLLLATLRLASPIALVALGETFSERVGIINVGVEGTAVLGALVTALVSYFTGNAWIGLIAALIAGGLAGALHAVWCIRFRANHVVSGIGINILVAGLALFITSSVWGWRGTSASAPTISTWYITTAAFLIIFASQVFMFRTKWGLRLRVVGEKPEAADTAGINVHRTQYIYTILNGVLCGLAGAFFFNSVGRFTSGMVGGRGFIGIAAMVIGNYSPIGGLGAALLFGFIDALQMRLQSFIPSQFSIMLPYLITVIALAFFIKRANVPAALGKHYVKQ